From the genome of Adhaeribacter pallidiroseus:
AAGGCAAGCCGAGCACAAGGTATTTCCGGAGAACATTCACTTTCACATGCTTACTAATAAGTACTGGGACATTAAAAAAAGTTGGGCTTACTGGTTAGAACTGCAAGCCAAACATGGCATTAAGCCAAGAGAAGAGAACTTTAAACCGTCTTCTGCTTTTGATGTGAAGCAGATAAACACTAAAAACCCGAAAAGTATTGGAGCTTACTTAACCAAGTACGTGACCAAGAACAAAGCGGAGTTCAGGTGCCAAGTTTGGAATTGCTCGAAGCATATTTCAATCCTCTATACTGATTTCTATACTGGTTATGAGTTTTTGGAGAAATTGCAACGACTTAAGAAGGAGGAAATAAAAGAAGTGCCTTTAGAATATTGTACCCTGTATCTAATACCTCTAGATAAGATTACTATGCGGTTTTACGACCGCTTGCAAGTTAAAAATAAACAAACCCTTGAAACCCTAAACTAGATAATATGCCACTTTCACGTAAACGTAAAAAAAGTAGAACTTCATTAGTAAAATTAAAAATTAAGCAAAGAAAAATTATAATATCAATAGTTGAACCTGATTTCATGAATGAAGAAAATTGTCGAACTTGCGGTACCTTAAGAGAAAAACTCACATTTCTAGAGTTACCTCTAGAACAGAAGCTACACTGGATACAAAATGATTATTTTAGCTTAATTCCATTCCATTTTTATTGCCCTAATTGCAAGGAAGCTTCCGCTTTAATTTAAAAAAGAGTGTAAACTCTTAATAGATATTGTTACAATAGATTTTAAGAGATTTTGTGAACTGCACCTTATTCTGCTGGATAAACCACTATGCGGTTTTATGAGCGTTTAGAAACAAAAAATAATCTAACGCTATAATAATAAATAATTACCAAAATATCTTTAATAAACATAATAAGCAATATAAATACTTTGTACTGCTAAAATGAAAGTTTTACTTTCTGTATCACTTCTGAATCCGATAATGCCAAAATGTAAAAAATCCAAGAGATTTTCATTCACTTCTTTTTACTAATTTTATCGGTTGGTAACACTGTAAAAATTCAACTAACATTGATCATTTTATTAATTATTATAAATGCATAGATATTACAACAGTGTTGATAAGAGAATAACCTGAGAATAAAAGAACCAGATAACATCAGTTTTAAATTAATAAAAATTACGAATTAAAATAGCTTTGAATGATATTCCTTCTCTTTATTAAAATAGAATCTTCACTATTCTCACTTATAACCATTCTATAAATTAGATCAAAAAGTTGGTCTACGCTATATTTAATTCCTTCCTTGCCTCTTTCCTGAAAAATTTTAATATAGGCTTGAAACAAAAATTTACCTCTCAATTTGACTTGATAATTAGTTAAAATATCTTGGAAAATTGCTTCATCAGGTTCTTGAAAGTTTATTTTATTTAAAAACTCAGCACTAAATTCAATGCTCTTTTTTGGTATTATAGCGGTATTAAGTAAAGAAACATTTGAAAAGCTACAATCATAGCTTTGTTCATTGATGGCTTTCTCAACTTCACGGGAATACCATAAGCAAACGTTTTTTATAATTAATGCTAATTTCAGCTTTTCATCATCAGTTAAAA
Proteins encoded in this window:
- a CDS encoding rolling circle replication-associated protein, with amino-acid sequence MATDELAVKILSKFFDNNKKRSKNFIYLWVAERQAEHKVFPENIHFHMLTNKYWDIKKSWAYWLELQAKHGIKPREENFKPSSAFDVKQINTKNPKSIGAYLTKYVTKNKAEFRCQVWNCSKHISILYTDFYTGYEFLEKLQRLKKEEIKEVPLEYCTLYLIPLDKITMRFYDRLQVKNKQTLETLN